A single window of Gammaproteobacteria bacterium DNA harbors:
- the rlmKL gene encoding bifunctional 23S rRNA (guanine(2069)-N(7))-methyltransferase RlmK/23S rRNA (guanine(2445)-N(2))-methyltransferase RlmL produces the protein MYHVSPTSPRSAPVNDPQFFASAPKNLEALLAEELRGLGIGSAVEGRGGASFSGTLADAYRACLWSRLANRILLPLARFPAPTPEALYEGVQGIPWHEHFDLGQTFAIDIMTAQAAISHSHYAALKVKDAIADQFRARTGERPSVRTERPDLQINVYLRRDEAVVSLDLSGESLHRRGYRTAGAAAPLKENLAAAILLRAGWGDIARAGGAFVDPLCGSGTLVIEAALIAADIAPGSRRDYWGFQAWRQHDAGIWRELLDEAAGRRARGLPQLPPIHGSDLDVRAVRDAHANVERAGLDGHVHIGKHALADCTPPATGANGLLATNPPYGQRIGDAEALPALYALLGRVMKERFQGWRAAVLTADPELCRGFGLRVRRMHTLYNGAIECRLMHYELTPEWFHAENAGPESGPRPLPAAERGEGAQMFANRLLKNLRHLRSWLRREDIHAYRLYDADLPEYALAVDVYQGEKLWVHAQEYRAPATVDERRARLRLREALGVILEVLEIPREQLYFKVRQRQKGAAQYEKLAEKRAFHEIREGGLRFLVNFEDYLDTGLFLDHRPTRTLLRQLAPGRAFLNLFAYTGAASVYAAAGGAASTVTVDMSNTYLDWARRNMMLNGFTGAAHEFIQADCLEWLTRTAGKRRFDLIFLDPPSFSTSKRMEGTLDVQRDHVALIRSAVDLLNPGGLLVFSTNLRRFKLDRDGLAALGLQAEDLSRATLPKDFARDPRIHHCWKISAPDGPPAGPGAGETAWERAVRKTRGGAGSTR, from the coding sequence ATGTACCATGTGTCCCCGACTTCTCCCCGGTCCGCGCCCGTGAACGATCCGCAATTTTTCGCCTCCGCACCGAAAAACCTCGAGGCCTTGCTGGCCGAGGAACTGCGCGGGCTCGGGATCGGCTCGGCCGTCGAAGGTCGCGGCGGGGCGAGTTTCAGCGGCACCCTCGCCGACGCCTACCGCGCCTGCCTGTGGTCGCGCCTGGCCAACCGCATCCTGCTGCCGCTGGCGCGCTTCCCGGCACCGACGCCCGAGGCCCTGTACGAGGGCGTGCAGGGCATTCCCTGGCACGAGCACTTCGACCTCGGCCAAACCTTCGCAATCGACATCATGACCGCCCAGGCGGCCATCAGCCACAGCCATTACGCCGCGCTGAAGGTGAAGGACGCCATCGCCGACCAGTTCCGGGCGCGCACCGGCGAGCGCCCGTCGGTGCGGACCGAGCGCCCGGATCTGCAGATCAACGTCTACCTGCGGCGCGACGAGGCGGTGGTGAGCCTGGATCTCAGCGGGGAATCGCTGCACCGGCGCGGATACCGCACGGCCGGGGCGGCGGCGCCGCTGAAGGAGAACCTGGCCGCCGCGATCCTGTTGCGCGCGGGCTGGGGCGACATCGCGCGCGCGGGCGGCGCCTTCGTGGATCCGCTGTGCGGCTCCGGCACGCTGGTGATCGAGGCCGCCCTGATCGCGGCGGACATCGCACCCGGGTCGCGGCGCGACTACTGGGGTTTCCAGGCCTGGCGGCAGCATGACGCCGGGATCTGGCGCGAGTTGCTGGACGAGGCGGCCGGGCGCCGAGCGCGCGGCCTCCCGCAGCTGCCACCGATTCACGGCAGCGATCTCGATGTACGCGCGGTGCGCGATGCCCACGCCAACGTCGAACGGGCCGGCCTCGACGGACACGTCCACATCGGGAAACACGCGCTGGCGGACTGCACACCCCCCGCCACGGGCGCGAACGGTCTGCTGGCGACCAATCCGCCCTACGGCCAGCGCATCGGCGACGCCGAAGCGCTGCCCGCCCTGTATGCCCTGCTCGGTCGCGTCATGAAGGAGCGCTTCCAAGGCTGGCGCGCCGCCGTGCTCACCGCCGATCCCGAACTGTGCCGCGGCTTCGGCCTGCGCGTGCGACGCATGCACACGCTCTACAACGGCGCGATCGAATGCCGCCTGATGCATTACGAACTCACGCCCGAATGGTTCCACGCCGAGAACGCCGGGCCGGAATCAGGACCGCGTCCGCTGCCGGCGGCCGAGCGCGGCGAGGGGGCGCAGATGTTCGCCAACCGCCTGCTCAAGAACCTGCGCCATCTGCGTTCCTGGCTCAGGCGCGAGGACATCCACGCCTATCGCCTGTACGACGCGGACCTGCCGGAGTACGCGCTTGCGGTCGACGTCTATCAGGGCGAGAAGCTCTGGGTCCACGCCCAGGAATACCGCGCACCGGCCACGGTGGACGAGCGCCGGGCGCGGTTGCGCCTGCGCGAGGCGCTCGGCGTGATCCTGGAGGTGCTGGAGATCCCGCGGGAACAGCTGTACTTCAAGGTACGGCAGCGGCAAAAGGGTGCGGCGCAATACGAGAAGCTGGCGGAGAAGCGCGCCTTCCACGAGATCCGCGAAGGCGGCCTGCGCTTCCTGGTCAACTTCGAGGATTACCTGGACACCGGGCTGTTCCTCGACCATCGCCCCACGCGCACGCTGCTGCGGCAGCTCGCGCCCGGCCGCGCCTTCCTCAACCTGTTCGCCTACACCGGCGCCGCCAGCGTCTATGCCGCGGCCGGCGGCGCCGCCTCGACCGTGACGGTGGACATGTCGAACACCTATCTGGACTGGGCGCGCCGGAACATGATGCTGAACGGCTTCACCGGCGCCGCGCATGAATTCATCCAGGCGGACTGCCTGGAGTGGCTGACGCGGACGGCGGGGAAACGGCGCTTCGATCTGATCTTCCTCGATCCGCCGAGCTTCTCCACCTCCAAGCGCATGGAAGGAACGCTGGACGTGCAGCGCGATCATGTCGCGCTGATCCGCAGCGCCGTCGATCTGCTGAATCCCGGCGGGCTGCTGGTCTTCTCCACCAACCTGCGCCGGTTCAAGCTGGACCGGGACGGGCTGGCCGCGCTCGGCCTGCAGGCGGAGGACCTCTCGCGCGCCACCTTACCCAAGGATTTCGCGCGCGACCCCAGGATCCATCACTGCTGGAAGATCAGCGCGCCGGACGGGCCGCCCGCCGGTCCCGGCGCCGGCGAAACCGCCTGGGAACGCGCCGTCAGGAAGACACGCGGCGGCGCAGGGTCCACTCGGTAA
- a CDS encoding DUF2892 domain-containing protein, whose product MTKNVGGIDRAVRLIAGLAIAGAGLVYQSWWGAIGAVLIATAILGWCPPYSMLGINTCKKPSA is encoded by the coding sequence ATGACCAAGAACGTGGGTGGAATCGACCGGGCCGTGCGCCTGATCGCCGGTCTCGCTATTGCAGGTGCCGGTCTGGTGTACCAGAGCTGGTGGGGAGCGATTGGAGCGGTGCTGATCGCCACCGCGATCTTGGGCTGGTGTCCTCCCTATTCGATGCTCGGGATCAACACCTGCAAGAAACCGAGCGCCTGA